From the Spodoptera frugiperda isolate SF20-4 chromosome 16, AGI-APGP_CSIRO_Sfru_2.0, whole genome shotgun sequence genome, one window contains:
- the LOC118280585 gene encoding dual serine/threonine and tyrosine protein kinase: MAGGSVWSRRVAARTRTLRGLVRDTQRALHDVADILHFDSEVFSTVQDVGNHSQRSTALVILGTSPAARARLLHCLLGHQLLPDPPPRGCRWIRIQYGSGAQRQVHLSLGNSEFELVEELECNKRPWDTLPAQDLIRQDKTDLTTILEVEINNQFLKDGLRIILPPDLDVDPGISSIQNLKKTHADLYSKRDSILKNFNPVYLFGVDRIGKNIFSENISGNITTSRSEEDFWNTFNLYSMARVGSSGEVGDSGDGDGDKSEVKRVWNESREPAVFSSENCLDLHQIKEINPNSQVLFVLFSNSEDMNRTEDAEENKRPEKRINVDALKWIFSSRQSQEAQKSTENKAKGEETRLYEEQRAFMTDMMDQWEVMSTPPPKYNVKSQCILLDDSDLLRTADHKSLAPLLATQQLGEGSPRSKDDKVVKSRLTLLSTVVKFAADCLQSYLLEYCTKLSEVHVRLLQRFILASFDLARELQVVPRKIQYVATQEQQLYETINEKFSEGDKKRELLQIMQEVLDEMKAEVNNMDWSVDDLPWHQDPRFIVSNSIFYSSSRSASSPDRVSLRLRTAPDLPSDGEEAVSYDTYNFDDYEIIRANDESYSDSFGKSKPPESSAEESAQYSHIRVENERGELSSLAAAPSLNSCSYSGHLSMKQASLDVQQTVLSKLSQKISLKLAKFVDCLKDTYFGTLQRCLDSLESSCRQELGGRPASEAMRQLLGVARTVDLSPCASFPVLRSLLESLRRILYKLRLVGGGAEEACCVLSPLWRRRVASAALTQLAPHSLARLISTQILERLSMAHEKYQSALTALETALAGRLHHTEDIKLAIRKKYAPTFARLCLESTSMCDLLMYGTPELGREIGRGQYGVVYSVRGSWAGRSPVAVKSVLPADDRHYRELAMEFFYTRSIPAHPRIVRLFGSVVQRHSGAGPCVLLVQERRVRDLHAAVRAGLNFVARIRIARDIVEGIRYLHSLGLVHRDIKMKNVLLDGSDRAALSDLGFCAAEALMSGSVVGTPVHMAPELLAGDYDAAVDVYAFGILFWYVCAGNIKLPSAFETFQNKEQLWSKVKRGLRPERLPHFTDECWEVMESCWASEPSQRALLGDIQTKLEHIHTLALSDTSLQDDGGTPAYDDSDNDSLDMTGIDRT, translated from the exons ATGGCGGGCGGCAGCGTGTGGTCGCGCCGGGTGGCGGCGCGCACGCGCACGCTGCGCGGGCTCGTCCGCGACACACAGCGCGCGTTGCACGATGTTGCTGATATATTGCACTTCG ATTCCGAGGTATTCTCAACAGTGCAAGATGTGGGCAACCACTCGCAGCGTAGCACGGCTCTGGTTATACTGGGCACGTCTCCGGCGGCGCGAGCGCGGCTCCTGCACTGCCTGCTGGGACACCAGCTACTGCCTGATCCCCCGCCTAGGGGGTGCCGATGG ATCCGCATCCAATATGGCAGCGGTGCCCAGCGCCAGGTGCACCTGTCGCTCGGTAACTCGGAGTTCGAGCTGGTGGAGGAGCTGGAGTGCAACAAGCGACCCTGGGACACGCTGCCTGCTCAG GACCTCATAAGACAAGATAAGACTGATCTCACCACGATATTAGAAGTGGAAATCAACAACCAGTTCCTCAAAGATGGTCTCCGGATCATCTTACCTCCAGACCTGGACGTAGACCCAGGGATATCCAGCATTCAGAACCTCAAGAAAACACACGCAGACCTCTATTCAAAAAGAGACAGTATTTTGAAAAATTTCAACCCAGTGTACCTTTTTGGAGTTGATAGGatcggtaaaaatatttttagtgaaaATATAAGTGGGAATATAACTACTTCTCGAAGTGAGGAGGACTTTTGGAACACGTTTAATTTGTACTCTATGGCGCGAGTGGGGAGTAGTGGGGAAGTGGGGGACAGTGGGGATGGGGATGGTGATAAGAGTGAAGTGAAAAGAGTCTGGAACGAGAGTCGAGAGCCGGCTGTGTTCTCTAGTGAG AACTGTCTAGATCTCCATCAAATTAAAGAGATCAACCCGAACTCACAAGTGCTGTTCGTTCTCTTCTCAAACAGCGAAGACATGAACCGAACAGAAGACGCAGAAGAGAACAAAAGGCCGGAGAAGAGGATCAATGTCGATGCTCTAAAGTGGATATTTAG TTCCAGACAAAGCCAGGAGGCACAGAAGTCCACAGAGAACAAAGCAAAAGGAGAGGAAACAAGACTGTACGAGGAGCAGAGAGCGTTCATGACTGATATGATGGACCAGTGGGAGGTCATGT CCACACCGCCTCCAAAGTACAATGTGAAGAGTCAGTGCATACTGCTCGACGACTCCGACTTACTCCGCACAGCTGACCACAAGTCCCTGGCACCGTTGCTCGCTACCCAGCAGTTGGGGGAGGGGTCCCCAAGGTCCAAGGATGATAAG GTGGTGAAGTCCAGACTGACATTGCTTAGTACTGTAGTGAAGTTTGCAGCAGACTGCCTGCAGAGCTACCTACTGGAGTACTGTACCAAGCTTAGCGAG GTGCACGTGCGCCTCCTGCAGCGGTTCATCCTGGCGTCGTTCGACCTGGCGCGGGAGCTGCAGGTGGTGCCCCGGAAGATACAGTACGTCGCCACGCAGGAACAACAACTCTATGAG ACGATAAACGAGAAGTTCTCGGAGGGCGACAAGAAGCGCGAGCTGCTGCAGATCATGCAGGAGGTGCTGGACGAGATGAAGGCCGAGGTCAACAATATGGACTGGAGTGTCGATG ACCTCCCTTGGCACCAGGACCCCCGCTTCATAGTATCCAACTCGATCTTCTACTCGTCGTCCCGGTCGGCGAGCTCCCCGGACCGCGTGTCGCTGCGCCTGCGCACGGCGCCCGACCTGCCCTCCGACGGGGAGGAGGCCGTCTCCTACGACACCTACAACTTCGACGACTATGAGATCATACGGGCCAATGATGAGAGTTACTCGGATTCTTTTGGGAAGAGTAAG CCCCCGGAGTCGTCAGCGGAGGAGTCAGCCCAGTACAGCCACATCCGTGTGGAGAATGAGAGGGGGGAACTGTCCTCGCTGGCCGCCGCGCCCAGCCTCAACTCCTGCTCCTACAGCGGACATCTGTCCATGAAGCAAGCCTCGCTGGATGTACAGCAGACTG TTCTCTCTAAACTGAGTCAGAAGATCAGTTTGAAGCTAGCCAAGTTTGTGGACTGCCTCAAGGACACGTACTTCGGTACTCTGCAGAG ATGCCTGGACTCCCTGGAGTCGTCGTGTCGCCAGGAGCTGGGCGGGCGTCCGGCCAGCGAGGCCATGCGACAGTTGCTGGGCGTCGCCCGGACTGTCGACCTGTCGCCCTGTGCCTCCTTCCCAGTACTGCGGTCACTGCTGGAGTCTCTAAGGCGGATACtgtataa ACTGCGGCTGGTGGGCGGCGGTGCGGAGGAGGCGTGCTGCGTGTTGTCCCCGCTGTGGCGGCGCCGCGTGGCCAGCGCCGCGCTCACACAGCTCGCACCGCATAGTCTCGCACGGCTCATCTCCACACAG ATACTAGAAAGACTGAGCATGGCACACGAGAAGTACCAGTCGGCGCTGACGGCGCTGGAGACCGCGCTGGCCGGCAGGCTGCATCACACTGAGGATATCAAACTGGCCATCAGGAAGAA GTACGCGCCTACATTCGCGCGGCTGTGCCTGGAGAGTACGTCCATGTGTGACCTGCTCATGTACGGGACTCCGGAGCTGGGCAGGGAGATAG GTCGCGGTCAATACGGCGTAGTGTACAGTGTCCGCGGTAGCTGGGCGGGGCGGAGCCCTGTCGCCGTGAAGTCGGTGCTCCCGGCTGATGACAGGCACTACCGGGAGCTTGCCATGGAGTTCTTTTATACCAG GAGTATCCCGGCCCACCCCCGCATAGTCCGTCTGTTCGGTTCAGTGGTACAGCGCCACAGCGGCGCGGGCCCGTGTGTACTGCTGGTCCAGGAGCGCAGGGTGCGGGACCTGCACGCCGCCGTCAGGGCAGGGCTTAACTTTGTCGCCAGGATACGGATCGCCAGGGATATCGTGGAAG GTATCCGCTACCTGCACTCGCTGGGTCTGGTGCACCGCGACATCAAGATGAAGAACGTCCTGCTGGACGGGTCGGACCGCGCGGCGCTGTCGGACCTCGGCTTCTGCGCGGCCGAGGCGCTCATGTCGGGCTCCGTCGTCGGCACGCCCGTGCACATGGCGCCCGAGCTACTGGCCGGCGACTATGACGCCGCCGTCGATGTCTATGCCTTCGGGATCCTGTTCTG GTACGTGTGTGCTGGTAACATCAAGCTACCATCAGCGTTTGAGACATTCCAGAATAAAGAACAGCTGTGGAGTAAAGTGAAAAGAg GTCTTCGCCCCGAACGCCTCCCCCACTTCACGGACGAGTGCTGGGAGGTGATGGAGTCGTGCTGGGCCTCCGAGCCCTCCCAGAGGGCGCTGCTGGGCGACATACAGACCAAGCTCGAGCACATCCACACTCTCGCCCTCTCCGACACGTCGCTGCAGGACGACGGAGGGACGCCCGCGTACGACGACTCCGACAACGACAGTTTGGACATGACCGGGATTGATAGGACTTGA
- the LOC118280586 gene encoding trypsin 3A1-like, whose translation MSDMYRVLCVVCVWLLFHLVCCRNVTYVGRLTPDCVTSYHRIILSRRVPPRTYLYFHEAMPQDQLSRDGEEPREEDQDGPVDLQWRIVGGRQVSIKQVPYQVLYGMYCGGTLIAPDWVITAAHCKDKEKFILAGSTQRSQATKYMICAHFLHPLWNTTHLHTHDYDYQLVLLEQAVPVTPNSRPIAIGNVDDIREGEMITVSGWGHTKYKQRVMQDIVRRVRVPVMAHEICKSLPLMNYKTITPRMFCGGYLNGSKDSCQGDSGGPAILHGKLVGLVSFGVGCAMKDQPGVYSNIPLVRNWIRQVTGLPL comes from the exons ATGAGTGATATGTATCGTGTTCtttgtgttgtttgtgtttGGTTGCTGTTTCATCTTGTTTGCTGTCGAAATG TGACATACGTGGGCCGGCTGACTCCAGACTGTGTGACGAGCTACCACAGGATCATCCTCTCTCGCCGAGTGCCTCCTCGCACCTACCTCTACTTCCACGAGGCCATGCCGCAGGACCAGCTCAGCAGAGATGGAGAAGAACCCAGAGAAGAGGATCAGGATGGGCCAGTTGAT CTCCAATGGAGGATAGTGGGAGGTAGACAGGTGTCGATAAAACAGGTCCCGTACCAAGTCCTCTACGGCATGTACTGCGGCGGCACTCTCATCGCTCCGGACTGGGTCATCACTGCCGCGCATTGTAA GGACAAAGAAAAATTCATCCTAGCTGGATCTACACAGCGGAGTCAGGCCACGAAGTATATGATCTGTGCCCACTTCCTGCATCCCCTGTGGAACACCACGCACCTGCACACGCACGACTATGATTACCAGCTGGTGCTGCTGGAGCAGGCCGTGCCCGTGACTCCCAACTCCAGGCCCATAGCTATAGGGAACGTGGATGATATTAGGGAAGGGGAGATGATCACTGTCAGCGGCTGGGGACATACCAAGTACAAG CAACGTGTGATGCAAGACATAGTGCGTCGGGTCCGCGTGCCGGTGATGGCGCATGAGATCTGCAAGTCCCTCCCCCTCATGAACTACAAAACCATCACTCCGAGGATGTTCTGCGGTGGATACCTGAATGGCAGCAAGGATTCTTGTCAg GGTGACTCCGGAGGTCCAGCGATCCTCCACGGCAAGCTGGTAGGGCTGGTGTCATTCGGAGTGGGGTGTGCGATGAAGGACCAGCCAGGAGTGTACAGCAACATACCGCTGGTGCGCAACTGGATCCGGCAGGTCACCGGTCTGCCGCTCTGA